A single genomic interval of Amblyraja radiata isolate CabotCenter1 chromosome 33, sAmbRad1.1.pri, whole genome shotgun sequence harbors:
- the hspb2 gene encoding heat shock protein beta-2: MEDRTVPHAYPMSVEYEGDTPSTIYDQNYGEGLSPEDILAPTLYHGYYIRPRINKQLDRGFSEIATKDHKFQVFLDVCHFLPSELSVRTVDNLLEVSGSHPQKLDDHGFICRDFKRTYILPLDVDPLLVRTTLTHDGILCIEAPRKGGEIQPKVNDVKINLASPPGMKEPGAEAQKDQTTHEAKISH, from the exons ATGGAGGACAGGACAGTCCCTCACGCTTACCCCATGAGCGTGGAATACGAGGGCGACACGCCAAGCACAATCTACGACCAGAACTACGGGGAGG GTTTGTCACCGGAGGATATTTTAGCTCCGACTTTGTACCACGGTTACTACATTAGACCCAGGATCAACAAGCAACTGGACCGAGGGTTTTCAGAGATAGCCACAAAGGACCATAAATTCCAGGTCTTTCTGGATGTGTGCCACTTCCTGCCAAGTGAGCTGTCGGTCCGGACGGTGGACAACCTGCTGGAGGTGTCCGGTAGTCATCCTCAGAAGTTGGACGACCACGGCTTCATCTGCCGAGACTTTAAACGCACCTACATCCTGCCCCTCGACGTGGACCCTCTGCTGGTTCGAACAACTCTGACCCACGATGGCATCCTGTGCATCGAGGCGCCCAGGAAAGGCGGAGAGATACAGCCTAAAGTCAACGACGTGAAGATCAACCTGGCGTCTCCGCCGGGGATGAAGGAGCCCGGGGCTGAGGCACAGAAAGACCAGACGACTCACGAGGCAAAGATATCCCACTGA